In the Streptomyces sp. BHT-5-2 genome, one interval contains:
- a CDS encoding hemerythrin domain-containing protein, translated as MGHGGNVINELTADHRETDELFEALASQPTGTRRRRELADQLTVELVRHSVAEEQYLYPTVREHVEGGRTLADRELGDHIEVEKLLKELESLEPTDSRFDQQIAKLQTTVQAHVHDEENRLFPLLADACSAQMLDELGEKIRRAKKTAPTRPHPSAPHTPPANKILAPGTGLVDRVRDMLTGRRHHIA; from the coding sequence ATGGGACACGGCGGAAACGTCATCAACGAGCTGACGGCGGACCACCGCGAGACGGACGAGCTGTTCGAAGCGCTCGCGTCGCAGCCCACCGGCACCCGGCGGCGCCGGGAGCTGGCGGACCAACTCACGGTGGAACTCGTTCGACACTCCGTTGCCGAGGAGCAGTACCTCTATCCTACGGTGCGCGAGCACGTCGAGGGCGGACGTACCCTTGCCGACCGGGAGCTCGGCGACCACATCGAGGTCGAGAAACTGCTCAAGGAACTCGAATCGCTCGAACCCACCGACTCCCGCTTCGACCAGCAGATCGCCAAGCTGCAGACCACTGTCCAGGCACACGTGCACGACGAGGAGAACCGGCTCTTCCCGCTGCTGGCCGACGCCTGCTCCGCGCAGATGCTCGACGAGCTGGGCGAAAAGATCCGGAGAGCCAAGAAGACGGCGCCGACCCGGCCCCACCCGTCAGCTCCGCACACCCCGCCGGCGAACAAGATCCTCGCTCCGGGCACTGGACTGGTCGACCGGGTACGGGACATGCTCACCGGCCGCAGACACCACATCGCCTGA
- a CDS encoding LAETG motif-containing sortase-dependent surface protein — protein MKLRQALTAAAAATVIAPAAVLAAPAAAFAADVPNPPAHTGGAGAAMPGAEDGAKPGPETKSGKETGGTPATTSGGGSSDGDMPPGEQCALAPKHLNMAIKGLPSEFVAGADWSLSSITVTNTSDKAMERVRPAPYISSAEIVDTPYYELEGEFRNPVTGKWLSFEDATVDSVFTGFPVAAHSTVTLPLRVRATSGAKPGKGYAIIEGSFHNKDGSCGDSNHEEYHFKILPAGGRPHQPGKPSKPGRSAEPVGGGTTGGPAQHGVTPQGGVQETSAKGHLAETGSSSALPTIALVGGVAMAVGAGAIISVRRRRATADGGPGTTA, from the coding sequence ATGAAGTTGCGCCAAGCTCTGACCGCCGCCGCGGCGGCGACGGTGATCGCGCCCGCGGCCGTACTGGCCGCGCCCGCGGCAGCGTTCGCCGCGGACGTGCCGAACCCGCCGGCACACACCGGCGGCGCGGGTGCCGCCATGCCCGGCGCGGAGGACGGTGCCAAACCCGGGCCCGAAACCAAGTCCGGCAAGGAGACCGGCGGCACCCCGGCCACCACGTCCGGCGGGGGCTCCTCCGACGGCGACATGCCCCCGGGCGAGCAGTGCGCCCTGGCGCCCAAGCACCTGAACATGGCGATCAAGGGGCTGCCGTCCGAGTTCGTCGCCGGTGCCGACTGGAGTCTGTCGTCCATCACCGTCACCAACACCTCCGACAAGGCCATGGAGAGAGTCCGGCCGGCGCCGTACATCTCCTCCGCCGAGATCGTCGACACCCCGTACTACGAGCTGGAGGGGGAGTTCCGCAACCCCGTGACGGGCAAGTGGCTGAGCTTTGAAGACGCCACGGTCGACAGCGTGTTCACCGGCTTCCCGGTCGCCGCGCACAGCACCGTCACGCTGCCGTTGCGGGTCCGCGCGACCTCCGGGGCCAAGCCCGGAAAGGGCTACGCCATCATCGAGGGGTCCTTCCACAACAAGGACGGCTCCTGCGGTGACTCCAACCACGAGGAGTACCACTTCAAGATCCTCCCGGCGGGCGGCAGGCCCCACCAGCCCGGCAAACCGAGCAAGCCCGGTCGGAGCGCCGAACCCGTCGGCGGCGGCACGACCGGCGGCCCCGCGCAACACGGCGTCACACCGCAGGGCGGCGTCCAGGAGACCTCGGCCAAGGGCCACCTGGCCGAGACCGGTTCGTCCTCCGCACTGCCGACGATCGCCCTGGTGGGCGGCGTGGCGATGGCCGTGGGCGCGGGCGCGATCATCAGTGTCCGCCGGCGCAGGGCCACGGCCGACGGCGGCCCGGGCACCACGGCCTGA
- a CDS encoding MFS transporter produces the protein MSTATSPPGAQAKAAPGPGALTHRQILTILSGLMLGMFLAALDQTIVSTSIRTIADDLHGLSQQAWATTAYLITSTIATPLYGKLSDLHGRKPYYLAAISIFVMGSVLCTFSTSMTELAAFRAVQGLGAGGLMSLALAIIGDIVPPRERARYQGYMLGTFATSSVAGPLIGGALAGQATLLGITGWRWVFLVNVPIGVIALFVVAKVLNIPHTRRNRRIDWWGALTISIGVVPLLLVAEQGREWGWTSSRSITCYVVGVVGIIAWVLVERWMGDDALIPMRLFRNGTFSKTSLLSVLIGMGMFGGMLMIPQYLQIVKGASPTKSGLEMLPLMAGMMIASIVSGQITAKTGRYKVFPIIGTALMIAAMLLFHYRVQWDTALWETMVYMLVFGLGLGGCMQTLVLAVQNAVPPQDMGVATASSTFFRQMGATAGTAIFLSVLFSTVGEKIGDAFKAAVSTTRFQGALKDPAVLHDPANKPVLDMLKHPGNGGSSGVLSDSSFIQHLDPRLAEPFKRGFADSMHTVFLMGAVVVALAFVLMWFIKEVPLRQISGLQARAQAEAEANGEVPPAAEAAPAPEALAPATAAAEHAPASGPDASGPPIRGTVRDSGGHPVPQAAVTLISVGGRQLGRTTTDADGGYALPTTGPGTYVLIGSAGARKPQALTVVVGGEPVAFDLTLSGAAGLSGEVREEKNDDPVPGALVVATDVRGEVVASGVVGQDGGFAFDELTPGSYTLAVSAERHRPSALQVEVTAGTRNWYEIRLTPGAQVRGTVRTVQGGAVNDARVTLLDPAGNVVGTATSGQDGEYVFTDLDSGEYTLIASGYPPAAAPLRLTASGQAECDIELSHDTVH, from the coding sequence ATGAGCACAGCCACCTCTCCGCCGGGGGCGCAAGCCAAGGCGGCACCAGGGCCGGGGGCGCTCACCCACCGCCAGATACTCACCATCCTCAGCGGTCTGATGCTGGGGATGTTTCTCGCCGCGCTCGACCAGACGATCGTCAGCACCTCCATCCGCACCATCGCGGACGATCTGCACGGGCTCAGCCAGCAGGCGTGGGCGACCACGGCCTACCTGATCACCTCCACGATCGCCACCCCGCTGTACGGCAAGCTGTCCGACCTCCACGGCCGCAAGCCCTACTACCTCGCCGCGATCAGCATCTTCGTGATGGGCTCGGTGCTCTGCACCTTCTCCACCTCGATGACCGAACTCGCCGCGTTCCGCGCCGTCCAGGGCCTGGGTGCCGGCGGTCTGATGTCGCTGGCACTGGCGATCATCGGTGACATCGTCCCGCCCCGTGAACGCGCCCGGTACCAGGGCTACATGCTCGGTACGTTCGCCACCTCCAGCGTCGCCGGCCCGCTCATCGGCGGCGCGCTGGCCGGCCAGGCCACCCTGCTCGGCATCACCGGCTGGCGCTGGGTCTTCCTGGTCAACGTGCCGATCGGCGTCATCGCGCTGTTCGTCGTCGCCAAGGTCCTCAACATCCCGCACACCCGCCGGAACCGGCGCATCGACTGGTGGGGTGCGCTCACCATCAGCATCGGCGTCGTCCCGCTGCTGCTCGTCGCCGAGCAGGGCCGGGAGTGGGGCTGGACCTCGTCCCGCTCGATCACCTGCTACGTCGTCGGCGTCGTGGGGATCATCGCCTGGGTCCTGGTCGAGCGGTGGATGGGGGACGACGCGCTGATCCCGATGCGGCTGTTCCGCAACGGCACCTTCAGCAAGACCAGTCTGCTGTCCGTGCTGATCGGTATGGGCATGTTCGGCGGGATGCTGATGATCCCGCAGTACCTCCAGATCGTGAAGGGCGCCAGTCCCACCAAGTCGGGCCTGGAGATGCTGCCGTTGATGGCGGGCATGATGATCGCCTCGATCGTGTCCGGCCAGATCACCGCCAAGACCGGCCGCTACAAGGTCTTCCCGATCATCGGCACCGCCCTGATGATCGCCGCCATGCTGCTCTTCCACTACCGCGTCCAGTGGGACACCGCGCTGTGGGAAACCATGGTCTACATGCTGGTCTTCGGCCTCGGTCTGGGCGGCTGCATGCAGACCCTGGTGCTGGCCGTGCAGAACGCGGTCCCGCCGCAGGACATGGGTGTGGCCACCGCCTCGTCCACGTTCTTCCGGCAGATGGGTGCCACCGCCGGTACCGCGATCTTCCTCTCGGTGCTGTTCAGCACGGTCGGCGAGAAGATCGGCGACGCGTTCAAGGCCGCCGTGTCCACCACGCGCTTCCAGGGGGCGCTCAAGGACCCCGCGGTGCTGCACGACCCGGCCAACAAGCCGGTGCTCGACATGCTCAAGCACCCCGGCAACGGCGGCTCCTCGGGCGTACTGAGCGACTCCTCGTTCATCCAGCACCTGGACCCGCGGCTGGCCGAGCCGTTCAAGCGCGGCTTCGCCGACTCCATGCACACCGTCTTCCTGATGGGCGCCGTCGTCGTCGCGCTGGCCTTCGTGCTGATGTGGTTCATCAAGGAGGTGCCGCTGCGGCAGATCTCCGGCCTCCAGGCACGGGCCCAGGCGGAGGCCGAGGCCAACGGCGAGGTGCCGCCCGCGGCGGAGGCCGCACCGGCCCCGGAGGCGCTCGCCCCCGCCACCGCGGCCGCCGAGCACGCCCCGGCCTCCGGCCCCGACGCCTCCGGTCCGCCGATCCGCGGCACCGTACGCGACAGCGGCGGCCACCCGGTGCCGCAGGCCGCGGTCACCCTGATCAGCGTCGGCGGCCGGCAGCTCGGTCGCACCACCACGGACGCCGACGGCGGCTATGCGCTGCCCACCACCGGCCCCGGCACCTACGTCCTGATCGGCTCGGCCGGCGCCCGCAAGCCGCAGGCGCTGACCGTCGTGGTCGGCGGCGAGCCGGTCGCCTTCGATCTGACCCTCAGCGGTGCGGCCGGGCTGTCCGGCGAGGTCCGCGAGGAGAAGAACGACGACCCGGTGCCCGGCGCGCTGGTCGTCGCCACCGACGTCCGCGGCGAGGTCGTGGCCTCCGGCGTCGTCGGCCAGGACGGCGGCTTCGCGTTCGACGAACTGACCCCGGGCAGCTACACCCTGGCGGTCAGCGCGGAACGCCACCGTCCCTCGGCCCTCCAGGTGGAGGTGACCGCCGGCACCCGCAACTGGTACGAGATCCGGCTGACGCCGGGCGCCCAGGTGCGCGGCACCGTCCGCACGGTGCAGGGCGGTGCGGTCAACGACGCCCGGGTCACCCTGCTCGACCCCGCGGGCAACGTCGTGGGCACCGCCACCAGCGGCCAGGACGGCGAGTACGTCTTCACCGACCTGGACAGCGGTGAGTACACGCTGATCGCCAGCGGCTATCCGCCGGCCGCCGCCCCGCTGCGGCTGACCGCCTCCGGACAGGCCGAGTGCGACATCGAGCTCAGTCACGACACGGTGCACTGA
- a CDS encoding agmatine deiminase family protein, with product MPARMRAGRAVLKATTDARGRAPEIVELPQTAYGTVDGEPVEVGCLDFSLANGGAVVPVGADGRDEEARAVLAAALPGRRVVGEHRITPQLPRAPRTR from the coding sequence ATGCCTGCCCGGATGCGGGCCGGCCGTGCGGTCCTGAAGGCGACCACCGATGCGCGCGGCCGGGCGCCGGAGATCGTCGAACTGCCGCAGACCGCATACGGCACGGTCGACGGCGAGCCCGTCGAGGTCGGGTGCCTCGACTTCTCTCTCGCCAACGGCGGGGCGGTGGTCCCGGTCGGCGCCGACGGCCGGGACGAGGAGGCGCGCGCGGTGCTCGCCGCCGCGCTGCCCGGCCGCCGGGTGGTCGGGGAGCACCGCATCACCCCGCAGCTGCCGCGGGCACCCCGCACTCGTTAG
- a CDS encoding AraC family transcriptional regulator, whose translation MAADRPRTTVSAWKPPVPGITEVFHAHFTEHAYPAHTHDTWDLMILDDGSVDFALDRRRHGASSAASVLLLPPGVPHDGRTVTAAGFRKRVLYLDDSVLPQRLSGRAVDTPVFRDELLRRRIGQLHTALGQAGDGFEAESRLSFVRERLHLHLAATRPRRPGREANRLAAELRDLLDARIHLGVTLHEAAALLHAHPTHLIRCFKQTYGLPPHAYLTGKRIDRARRLLLAGHRPAEVATTVGFHDQAHLNRHFTRHVGTTPGRYGRPRASSACASTIS comes from the coding sequence ATGGCCGCAGATCGACCCCGTACGACCGTCAGTGCCTGGAAACCCCCGGTGCCAGGCATCACCGAGGTCTTCCACGCGCACTTCACCGAGCACGCGTACCCGGCCCACACCCACGACACCTGGGACCTGATGATCCTCGACGACGGCTCGGTCGACTTCGCACTCGACCGCCGCCGCCACGGGGCGAGCAGCGCCGCCAGTGTCCTGCTGCTGCCGCCAGGGGTTCCCCACGACGGTCGGACCGTCACCGCGGCGGGCTTCCGCAAGCGCGTCCTCTACCTCGACGACTCCGTGCTCCCGCAGCGCCTGTCCGGCCGTGCGGTGGACACCCCGGTCTTCAGGGACGAGCTGTTGCGGCGCCGGATCGGGCAGTTGCACACCGCCCTCGGTCAGGCCGGCGACGGGTTCGAAGCCGAGTCCCGGCTGTCGTTCGTCCGCGAACGGCTCCACCTCCACCTCGCGGCGACGCGGCCGCGCCGACCAGGACGCGAGGCGAACCGGCTCGCCGCCGAGCTGCGGGACCTCCTCGACGCACGGATCCACCTCGGCGTGACCCTGCACGAGGCCGCCGCCCTGCTGCACGCCCACCCCACCCACCTGATCCGCTGCTTCAAGCAGACCTACGGCCTGCCGCCGCACGCCTACCTCACCGGCAAACGCATCGACCGGGCACGCCGACTCCTCCTGGCCGGGCACCGCCCCGCCGAGGTCGCCACCACGGTCGGATTCCACGACCAGGCCCATCTGAACCGGCACTTCACCCGCCATGTGGGCACCACGCCCGGCCGCTACGGGCGCCCGCGCGCCTCTTCCGCATGCGCCTCCACGATCTCCTAG
- a CDS encoding GNAT family N-acetyltransferase has product MADLADAIESMEQLTVVWRDMVLDRDPGADVRELPGIAVRWADSRFAFWNCVTLTEVGAEAGLVAQRLGSAADIMRSKRRPGFLWLFEDLLAEEARTRLAEAAEQAGLEHAFPGTGMAGNLLPLAEPHHPDLTFVRVTTDAQLQDYADLNSRAYGFPPADGRDGLGASDLWKSRACAWLALRDGVPVACAATVAADGRLFVALVATAPEWQHRGYGEAVTRKALYEGARATGLTRATLHATSAGAPVYRRIGFQPNSTIHFYRLRS; this is encoded by the coding sequence GTGGCAGATCTCGCCGACGCGATCGAGTCGATGGAACAACTTACCGTTGTCTGGCGTGACATGGTGCTCGACCGGGACCCGGGCGCGGACGTGCGGGAACTGCCCGGCATCGCCGTGCGCTGGGCGGACAGCCGCTTCGCCTTCTGGAACTGCGTCACCCTGACCGAGGTCGGCGCGGAGGCCGGGCTCGTCGCACAACGCCTGGGCAGCGCGGCGGACATCATGCGGTCCAAGCGGCGGCCGGGCTTCCTGTGGCTCTTCGAGGATCTCCTGGCGGAGGAGGCTCGCACGAGGTTGGCGGAGGCGGCCGAACAGGCAGGTCTGGAGCACGCTTTCCCGGGCACCGGAATGGCCGGCAACCTCCTTCCCCTTGCCGAGCCCCACCACCCCGACCTGACGTTCGTCCGGGTGACCACCGACGCACAACTCCAGGACTATGCGGACCTCAACTCGCGTGCGTACGGTTTTCCACCGGCGGACGGCCGCGACGGGCTCGGCGCTTCCGACCTCTGGAAGAGCCGGGCATGCGCTTGGCTGGCCCTGCGGGACGGCGTTCCGGTGGCGTGCGCGGCGACGGTGGCGGCGGACGGCCGTCTCTTCGTCGCGCTCGTCGCCACCGCCCCCGAGTGGCAGCATCGCGGCTACGGCGAGGCGGTGACGCGGAAGGCCCTGTACGAGGGCGCCCGGGCCACCGGCCTGACCCGCGCCACCCTGCACGCGACATCCGCCGGGGCGCCGGTCTACCGCCGTATCGGCTTCCAGCCGAACTCGACCATCCACTTCTACCGGCTCAGGAGCTGA
- a CDS encoding MFS transporter — translation MSTVVARSMSVSVPSALVGPLLVFVLLDGFIQGSVVSLLPVIRDTLHTGTGPAMWITAAQFLSAAVCVPVFGRLGDLHGHRRILRVSLGTVTVGSLLCALAPTLGVFLAGRVLLGPLSATLPLSVGLVRDRLDNAASRRGVSLLVAALILGATAGTATAGPVASVAGGGRTVLWCLVGLAAVGLVLALTPRISETGRLASGRMDWTGAVLLGLGLTLLLGSAAQGAAHGWHSPPVLVGLLLAPVALGLWVRSSLRSSEPLVDVRAMAGRAIAPAFACGFAAGVVVLGGQGVTVAFLDAVPAKAGYGFGLPQWQIGLWIAVPALISFLTAGASAAVGRRLGYRAMLTIGFLLMAAGFGVEIVGHAVMATWYAGHLLAGVGIGLAVSGLPTVITEGSPRDRAASATAVYYNLKTAGGSIAGAAAAALFSGLLTRSTHQPSLAAYLLLWGVCGVLALLSAVLIRLTPRM, via the coding sequence ATGAGCACGGTTGTTGCCCGCAGCATGTCTGTGTCCGTCCCCTCAGCCCTTGTCGGCCCCCTCCTGGTCTTCGTCCTGCTCGACGGGTTCATCCAGGGCAGCGTGGTGTCCCTGCTGCCCGTCATCCGTGACACGTTGCACACCGGCACCGGCCCGGCCATGTGGATCACCGCGGCACAGTTCCTGTCCGCCGCGGTGTGTGTCCCGGTCTTCGGGCGCCTGGGCGATCTGCACGGCCACCGCCGGATACTGCGGGTGTCGCTCGGGACGGTCACCGTCGGATCCCTGCTGTGTGCCCTGGCGCCGACGCTCGGGGTCTTCCTTGCCGGACGGGTCCTGCTCGGTCCGCTCAGCGCGACGCTTCCGCTCTCCGTCGGACTGGTGCGGGACCGACTGGACAACGCGGCCAGCCGACGGGGCGTCAGTCTCCTGGTCGCGGCGCTCATCCTCGGGGCGACGGCGGGTACGGCCACGGCCGGGCCGGTGGCGTCCGTCGCCGGTGGCGGACGCACGGTGCTGTGGTGTCTGGTGGGGCTGGCCGCGGTGGGCCTGGTGCTCGCCCTCACCCCGCGCATCTCGGAGACCGGACGACTGGCGAGCGGACGGATGGACTGGACGGGCGCCGTACTGCTCGGCCTCGGGCTGACGTTGCTGCTCGGGTCCGCGGCCCAGGGCGCGGCGCACGGCTGGCACTCGCCGCCGGTCCTCGTCGGCCTGCTGCTCGCGCCGGTGGCCCTGGGCCTGTGGGTGCGTTCGTCGCTGCGCAGCAGTGAACCCCTGGTCGATGTGCGGGCGATGGCGGGCCGCGCCATCGCACCGGCCTTCGCCTGCGGTTTCGCCGCGGGCGTCGTGGTCCTGGGCGGGCAGGGGGTCACCGTCGCGTTCCTCGACGCGGTCCCGGCGAAGGCCGGGTACGGCTTCGGGCTGCCGCAGTGGCAGATCGGTCTGTGGATCGCCGTACCGGCCCTGATCAGCTTCCTGACCGCCGGTGCTTCGGCCGCCGTCGGCCGGCGCCTTGGCTACCGCGCCATGCTCACCATCGGTTTCCTGCTGATGGCCGCCGGATTCGGGGTGGAGATCGTGGGGCACGCCGTCATGGCGACGTGGTACGCAGGTCACCTGCTGGCGGGCGTGGGCATCGGCCTGGCGGTCAGCGGGCTGCCCACCGTCATCACGGAGGGCAGCCCGCGCGATCGGGCGGCGTCCGCGACGGCCGTCTACTACAACCTCAAGACGGCCGGCGGCAGCATCGCCGGAGCCGCGGCGGCCGCGCTCTTCAGCGGTCTGCTGACGCGCTCCACGCACCAGCCGTCGCTGGCCGCCTATCTGTTGCTGTGGGGTGTCTGCGGGGTCCTGGCCCTGCTGTCCGCGGTCCTGATCCGGCTCACCCCGCGGATGTGA
- the lpdA gene encoding dihydrolipoyl dehydrogenase: MSTDFDVVVLGAGPGGYVAAIRAAQLGLRTAIVEAKYWGGVCLNIGCVPSKALLRNAEIAHLVNREAKTFGMHVDGQVTFDYREAFLRSRKVADGRAKGVHYLMKKNKIEQFEGVGAFVDPHTLHVTLGDGRTEMLSFAHAVIATGSVTRLLPGTSLSRRVVTYEEQILSDELPRSIVIAGAGAIGVEFAYVLHNYGVEVTLVEFLDRVVPLEDEEVSAELARRYRKLGINVLPSTRVEGIDDSGERVQVTVTTGGQRQTLVTDQVLQAVGFQPRITGFGLENTGIRLTERGAIDIDGRCRTSVPHLFAIGDVTAKLMLAHAAEAMGVVAAESIAGAETMELDYVMIPRVTFCQPQIASFGWTEAQARDRGFDVRVAKFPSTANAKAHGIGDTAGFAKIISDARHGEILGVHLIGPEVTELLPELTLAQKWDLTVHEVARNVHGHPTLGESIQEAVHGLAGHMINL, encoded by the coding sequence ATGAGCACGGACTTCGACGTGGTCGTGCTGGGCGCCGGGCCCGGCGGGTACGTCGCCGCCATCCGCGCCGCCCAGCTCGGTCTGCGCACGGCGATCGTCGAGGCCAAGTACTGGGGCGGTGTCTGCCTGAACATCGGGTGCGTGCCGTCGAAGGCGCTGCTCCGCAACGCCGAGATCGCCCACCTGGTGAACCGTGAGGCGAAGACCTTCGGCATGCACGTCGACGGGCAGGTCACCTTCGACTACCGCGAGGCGTTCCTGCGCAGCCGCAAGGTGGCCGACGGCCGCGCCAAGGGCGTGCACTACCTGATGAAGAAGAACAAGATCGAGCAGTTCGAGGGCGTCGGTGCCTTCGTCGATCCGCACACCCTCCATGTCACCCTGGGCGACGGCCGGACCGAGATGCTCTCCTTCGCCCACGCCGTCATCGCCACCGGCTCGGTCACCCGGCTACTGCCCGGCACCTCCCTCAGCCGTCGCGTGGTGACGTACGAGGAGCAGATCCTCTCCGACGAACTGCCGCGCAGCATCGTCATCGCGGGGGCCGGCGCCATCGGCGTCGAGTTCGCCTACGTCCTCCACAACTACGGCGTGGAGGTCACCCTCGTGGAGTTCCTCGACCGCGTCGTACCGCTGGAGGACGAGGAGGTGTCCGCCGAACTCGCCCGCCGCTACCGGAAGTTGGGGATCAATGTCCTGCCCTCCACCCGCGTCGAGGGGATCGACGACTCCGGGGAGCGGGTGCAGGTGACCGTCACCACCGGCGGCCAGCGCCAGACATTGGTGACCGACCAGGTCCTCCAGGCCGTCGGCTTCCAGCCGCGGATCACCGGCTTCGGACTGGAGAACACCGGTATCCGGCTGACCGAACGCGGCGCCATCGACATCGACGGCCGGTGCCGGACCAGCGTCCCGCACCTCTTCGCCATCGGCGATGTCACCGCCAAGCTGATGCTGGCGCACGCCGCCGAGGCGATGGGCGTCGTGGCGGCGGAGAGCATCGCCGGCGCGGAGACCATGGAGCTGGACTATGTGATGATCCCGCGGGTGACGTTCTGTCAGCCGCAGATCGCCAGCTTCGGCTGGACCGAGGCGCAGGCCCGCGACCGGGGCTTCGACGTGCGGGTGGCCAAGTTCCCGTCCACCGCCAACGCCAAGGCTCACGGCATCGGGGACACCGCGGGCTTCGCCAAGATCATCAGCGATGCCAGGCACGGGGAGATCCTCGGCGTCCACCTCATCGGCCCAGAAGTCACCGAACTCCTACCGGAGTTGACGCTGGCTCAGAAATGGGATCTGACCGTCCACGAGGTGGCCCGCAACGTCCACGGCCACCCCACCCTCGGCGAGTCGATCCAGGAAGCGGTGCACGGCCTCGCGGGCCACATGATCAATCTGTGA
- a CDS encoding 50S ribosomal protein bL37, producing MSSKRRRKKKSRRKHAANHGKRPQC from the coding sequence ATGTCGTCGAAGCGTCGCCGCAAGAAGAAGTCACGCCGCAAGCACGCGGCCAACCACGGCAAGCGCCCGCAGTGCTGA
- a CDS encoding acyl-CoA dehydrogenase family protein — translation MVTVAGNGAAEPGRRDGWTDLPQRAAELVELLRSNAARTEQERRVVEENLVALDEAGLFGVTVPERFGGRQASVRTLVEVGSELGRGCGSTAWATSLINVSGWLVGLYPERAQREVYGQNPRARACSVLPPHGTSRVADGGRVVNGRWGFASGCLHAQWALLGVSDTDESGTRTDQGLALVPMDELRVEDTWHVAGMRGTGSNTLVAEDVFVPGHRLLSVPGAMRGEYPTEFADEVLYRAAFVPALALSLAGPLLGLARGGLELVLASLGEGRGISHTFYEQAREAPATQLQLAEAARLIDTAALHLRRAADDVDDWAARGRHMPTFDRIRVRMDIGTIARCSREALDILLSVHGARSFADASPLQRIWRDLETGSRHAMVNPAIATEMYGRALLGIEDQITPLI, via the coding sequence ATGGTGACGGTTGCGGGAAACGGGGCCGCCGAGCCCGGCAGACGGGACGGGTGGACGGATTTACCCCAACGGGCCGCGGAACTGGTGGAGTTGCTGCGGTCCAACGCAGCCCGTACCGAGCAGGAGCGTCGGGTCGTCGAGGAGAACCTCGTGGCACTCGACGAGGCCGGACTCTTCGGTGTCACGGTTCCCGAGCGGTTCGGCGGCCGCCAGGCATCCGTCCGTACCCTGGTCGAGGTGGGTTCGGAACTCGGCCGAGGCTGTGGCTCCACCGCCTGGGCCACCAGCCTGATCAACGTCTCCGGCTGGCTCGTCGGCCTCTACCCGGAACGCGCACAACGCGAGGTCTACGGGCAGAATCCGCGCGCCCGTGCCTGTTCCGTACTCCCTCCGCACGGGACGAGCCGGGTAGCCGACGGGGGCCGGGTGGTCAACGGGCGGTGGGGCTTCGCGTCGGGCTGTCTGCACGCCCAGTGGGCGCTGCTCGGCGTCTCGGACACCGACGAGAGCGGCACCCGTACGGACCAGGGACTGGCCCTGGTCCCGATGGACGAGTTGCGCGTCGAGGACACCTGGCACGTCGCCGGGATGCGCGGCACCGGAAGCAACACCCTCGTCGCCGAGGACGTCTTCGTCCCCGGGCACCGCCTGCTGTCGGTGCCGGGAGCGATGCGGGGCGAGTACCCGACCGAGTTCGCGGACGAGGTCCTCTACCGCGCGGCGTTCGTCCCGGCGCTCGCCCTGTCGCTGGCGGGCCCGCTGCTGGGGCTGGCCCGTGGCGGGCTGGAGCTGGTGCTGGCCTCGCTCGGGGAAGGGCGCGGCATCTCGCACACGTTCTACGAGCAGGCGCGGGAGGCCCCGGCGACCCAACTGCAACTCGCCGAGGCCGCCCGGCTGATCGACACCGCCGCGTTGCACCTGCGGCGCGCCGCGGACGACGTCGACGACTGGGCGGCCAGGGGCCGCCACATGCCCACGTTCGACCGGATCCGGGTGCGGATGGACATCGGCACGATCGCCCGCTGTTCACGGGAGGCGCTGGACATCCTGCTGAGCGTTCACGGGGCCCGGAGCTTCGCCGACGCCAGTCCGCTGCAGCGCATCTGGCGGGACCTGGAGACCGGCTCGCGCCATGCCATGGTCAATCCCGCCATCGCCACCGAGATGTACGGCCGGGCTCTGCTGGGCATCGAGGACCAGATCACGCCGCTGATCTGA
- a CDS encoding MarR family winged helix-turn-helix transcriptional regulator, which yields MSNGAVHACDGAGITEITPTSSLAEAAAGLGTEMVRFTRLIAAWKQRVKHDAGAADRVLLARLVCGGDQRATDLAADAFLDLSTVSRQVRSLVERGLVARRPDPEDRRGSLLAATEAGRARFEDYRRQRDAELAGILESWSPQDRADLIRLMGRLNADLAERQHARPGPGGDQGTTVEQGEIRR from the coding sequence ATGAGCAACGGTGCGGTCCATGCCTGCGACGGGGCGGGGATCACGGAGATCACCCCCACGTCGAGCCTGGCCGAGGCGGCCGCGGGCCTGGGGACGGAGATGGTCCGTTTCACCCGGCTGATCGCGGCCTGGAAGCAGCGGGTCAAGCATGACGCCGGCGCCGCCGACCGGGTGCTGCTGGCCAGACTGGTGTGCGGAGGGGACCAACGGGCGACCGACCTGGCCGCCGACGCCTTCCTGGACCTGTCGACCGTAAGCCGGCAGGTCCGCTCGCTGGTCGAACGCGGCCTGGTCGCCCGGCGCCCGGACCCCGAGGACCGGCGCGGCTCGCTGCTGGCCGCCACCGAGGCGGGGCGGGCCCGCTTCGAGGACTACCGGCGTCAGCGCGACGCCGAGCTGGCCGGGATCCTCGAGTCCTGGTCGCCACAGGACCGGGCCGATCTGATCCGGCTGATGGGCCGGCTCAACGCGGACCTGGCAGAACGTCAACACGCACGGCCGGGCCCCGGGGGAGACCAGGGCACCACCGTGGAGCAGGGAGAGATACGCAGATGA